The sequence below is a genomic window from Thermodesulfobacteriota bacterium.
AAGAAGAGTTTTAAGCTCTTATTGCAGCGTCTTTCTCACCAACGCTGTATCTAACAAATGCCGTCTCTGTAATCTTTTTACCACTTGGCCACATCGTAACAATTGCACCGATTACAAGTAGCAAGCCCCCTGCCCAAATCCAGTTCACAAGCGGATTAATCATAGCCCTTATAGTAGCACTACCATCAGGATTAAAGCTACTAAGAATAATGTAGAGATCATCCTTAAAAGTTGACCTTAGGGCAACTTCTGTTTCCTGATTAATCTCGCGGTTTCCTTCATATTTATATATATTCTTCTCAGGCCTGATCTGATCTATTTCCTTGCCGGAAGCGAAAAGCGTAATATTAGCAATTGTTGCGTTTTTAGCATCAGTCGTATATTGCTCAATCCCATCAAATCTAAGACTATAGTCTCTAAGCTCCATAGACTCCCCTGCGTTTAGAGTAGATTGTTTTTCGGTTACAAATACTGATGAAGCCGTGACTCCAATTACAATAAGAACAACTCCCATATGTACTATATATCCACCATAGCGCCGTTTGTTTCTAGAGACCAGTTTCATAAAAGCTGCTATAGGATTTTCGCCTCTCTTCATTCTCACTCTAGTACCCCTAATAAATTCCGTAAATACAGTCCCGGTAACAAATGCACAAAGTGCAAAAGAGATTATTGCAACCACATCTCTCATCCCTAATATCAAAAGAACTATAATTGTCAGCACTCCTAAAATAGTTGGGTAAATAAAATTTCTTATCAGATTCTTAAACGATGCTTTCCTCCAGGAAATGATTGGTCCAACTCCCATGAGTAGGATTAGAACAAGCGCTATTGGAACGTTGACCCTATTGAAATAAGGAGGGCCTACTAAGATTTTATCCCCTGTCACCGCTTCAGATAAGATTGGAAAAATAGTTCCCAAGAATACTGCGAATGCCGCTCCTAAAAATAATAGATTGTTAAAAATAAAAGCGCTTTCTCTTGACAAAATTGAGTCAAAGCTATCCTCAGTTTCAAGGTCTTTTAATCTATATATAAACATTGCAAATGAGAAAAGGAGAATAAACGCTATAAAACCTAGGAACATAGGACCTATATCAGATTGAGCAAATGAATGCACAGATGAAATGATGCCGCTTCTAGTTATAAATGTGCCAAAAATCGAGAGAAAGAACGTGATTATAATTAAAGACATATTCCACTTTTTTAACATTCCCTTTTTTTCCTGGATCATTACGGAGTGGATAAAAGCTGTGGCCGCTAGCCATGGCATAAAGGCTGCGTTCTCTACAGGATCCCAGGCCCAATAGCCTCCCCAGCCTAGCTCAAGATAAGCCCACCTGGCACCCAGAAGAAGACCGATGCTCAAAAATGTCCATGCAAAGAGCGCCCATTTTCTTGAATATTTAATCCAGGCATCG
It includes:
- a CDS encoding heme lyase CcmF/NrfE family subunit; the protein is MVETGSISILLSFVISIYILFASIYGVKSRKWDFVRSAENAAIAVFVLLLIATIALVHSLINLDFNLKYVALNTSTDLATIYRFTSLWAGQAGSLLLWCLVLSIYTAIVVLQSRNKDRDLMPYVLATLSVVSIFFIGIIAFVENPFETLPFTPKEGRGLNPILQNGYMAIHPLTLYFGYVGVTVPFAFGMGALLSGKLGDAWIKYSRKWALFAWTFLSIGLLLGARWAYLELGWGGYWAWDPVENAAFMPWLAATAFIHSVMIQEKKGMLKKWNMSLIIITFFLSIFGTFITRSGIISSVHSFAQSDIGPMFLGFIAFILLFSFAMFIYRLKDLETEDSFDSILSRESAFIFNNLLFLGAAFAVFLGTIFPILSEAVTGDKILVGPPYFNRVNVPIALVLILLMGVGPIISWRKASFKNLIRNFIYPTILGVLTIIVLLILGMRDVVAIISFALCAFVTGTVFTEFIRGTRVRMKRGENPIAAFMKLVSRNKRRYGGYIVHMGVVLIVIGVTASSVFVTEKQSTLNAGESMELRDYSLRFDGIEQYTTDAKNATIANITLFASGKEIDQIRPEKNIYKYEGNREINQETEVALRSTFKDDLYIILSSFNPDGSATIRAMINPLVNWIWAGGLLLVIGAIVTMWPSGKKITETAFVRYSVGEKDAAIRA